The Amaranthus tricolor cultivar Red isolate AtriRed21 chromosome 14, ASM2621246v1, whole genome shotgun sequence DNA window GCTATATTAGCTATATTAACAGCAAGTGGAGTGGGAGTTACACTGCCTATTGTAGGGAAGAACTTCCCTGTTTTACACCCAGAAAGCAAACTTTTTTTCCTGATTAAGGCATTTGCAGCTGGGGTGATATTATCAACTGGGTTTATTCATATACTTCCCGATGCATTTGAAGACCTTACAAATCCTATCCTTAAGGATCATCCTTGGGGGAAGTTTCCTTTTGCTGGGCTTGCTGCAATGGTTGGTGCACTTGGGTCTTTGATGATTGATGCCATTGCTACTGGGCATTATCAAAGGGCTCACTTCGGCGAGCCGGCggctggtggtggtggtggcggTGATGAGGAGAGACAAGGGGAACATGCTGGTCATCTTCATTTACATACTCATGCTACTCATGGACATGCTCATGGACCTAGTCTAGTTGAGTCTAGCTTGGATGGTTTGAGTGATTTTGATCGTATTAAGTACAGGGTTACTTCTCAGGTATATTGCTTCACTATTGCATTGTTAATTTGTTAAGTAATATGctagattaattttatttattgtagtagttaagaatttattttttctgATTCCATTCATTACTGATAAggataaaattgaatttatggTGTTGACCACCACTTTGGTGAAATTTGGTTAATGATATTAGGGTAGCAATATAATAGAGTGTTTTATATGTATGAGGTTAAGTTTTGCTTCAGCAGTTTATTGATTGTGTGATTGTTATTAGCTTACAATTCACCTAAAAAGGCCTTTTAATTTTGATGTTTTGAAAATTAAAGTTCTTCGTCAATTATTAATGGTAGAAAAGAAActagatttttttattgtagGTTTTAGATCCCTAACCATCAATTTTACGGAAATACATATTAGCAACTAAGTTATGGTTGATTGATGGACTATAAGAAGTTTGTCGATATATGAGATCTTAGTTTTCTAAACCCTTGGCGGTCAAATGCATTAAATAGGCCTAGTATTGCCACTGTAagtaaaatcaattttattgtTGTATagaaaattgatcaatttaaagcACAACTGCCCAAGCTACGTGAGCGAGTACTAGTCCATCTAATTGTATagctaattttgattttggttaaaattaaatggaggaaatatatacttctatgttCAACTATTCCTTAATTGGTCCATTAAAGACTAATTAAGAAAACCATCTATTTGTCCAAGAGAATTCTGATCTTATGTGCGCAACACAGCTCTTTTAGCTAACATTcaacatactccctcctattctatcCATtactcctatttatttttttcactatttacttatcacttttaatttgtattttatttttagtctataagttaaaacataatcatgtaagattttgtttaattcgtcccaatataaagattattaatattaattttttataatttttaattaaaaataattaaaaatattaaatattaaaatattaccttaataaatgtaaaaaattaaatagaactAATGAATTGAATAAGAAGTAGTATGAAACTTGGTAAAGTAACAATCACTAAAAGTCTGAAAGTACTCCACATTTAAAAAACAATTGTTGAGAATATTGAAACGGCAAAGTTTGTTTTATGCTACATATTCCTCGTTATTGATGAGTGATCAGGCTATAGCAAGGTATGGGCTTTTTTTTATACAATAGAGATGCCGATGTTCATTTAGAGCTTGTTTATCTTATTCAATTATGAGTGTACCTAAATAGAGTAGTAGTTTCTCCGTTCACTCAATttgcatttattttaatttttaaattatttgcattattttcttatttaaaaataaattttattattttttaatttaaatcacatatttaaaatttattttaatatcattcacatttcatataatttattctTTCTCTTCGTTATAATCATGTTTTCACACCTTTTATTACCTTTTCataaaaatcacaatttttctcCTAGTCATTCTTCGTTATAATCATGTTTTCACaccaattgaaggaatattttcctaaaatattcCTAACAAGTTAAAATGCAAACTATAGGAggttatatgacaaaaaaattgataaattagttaataaactaaagttagtattattttaggaaaaaaaccCCTTAAGTTAgtgttatttataataattaatcaagagttggtatttttctaaaaaaattaacaaaaaattctattattcacggtaaaaaaattttcctttttattattgCTAATGTTTTCAtcattattttagttttatctaTCTATTTTGTCTTACTTCCGTTGTTCCACCAAATTTGTTTTAGATTTCATTTTAGATCGTCTCACCAAATTtgctctatttttatttttgtcatgcgtcaaattttttctttaattctcttCCACCGTTTCACATATTTAACTTACCTTTTATCTCATTCACATATTTTCTCTATTTATCATAAAATATCACTTTACCTACTTTTTAAATGTTTCCAAGTCTTTGAGGCAAAATTTGTAGGACAAATACAGTACTTTCTTCCTGGCTCACGTAGGATTGGGATTTAGTGGGAATTTTCTATAAGCTCGTCTTATATGAAATCCTTTCATCAATGGACGTGCCCATATAATTAAtctatttctttaattaatcaatttataaaatgataaataatcattttcacAAAATATACGTGGACCAGCCAATAGAGATATTCTATTTTAAGTGATCTGACACTAAAAACCACTTTAAGAATTTGTGCTGTTCTATTTGTATAATTCAAGTCAGATTTTCAACTAGAacgattttcttttataaaattgCTTATAATGTCAACTGTTTTACATGCTCTAGTTGCAAAACATACTGCCTAAGATTCTAATCTACAGAAAGATCGCTGTCATTGTCAGCGCTCAGCGATTCTGTTTGTTTTAGTTGATGAGAACTATAATTTTTTCTAGTAAGCTAGTTATAATCTCTGACAATATCAACGCTCAAGGGCTAGTATATGTGGACCTGATTCGATATTCAATCGTAAATCATTTCAAGGAACTTTTCAAAAAAGGGAATATACCAAACTATAAATTTCGAAAGAAGATAATACATTATGATGGTTAACTAAGCCTAATATTGTTTAATTTTCAACTTCTTTGATGTAAATATGGCGTTGGGTAATACCAAGCTTTTGACCCTGGAGGAGCTGCTAATATGGAAATGGGTTCATCGTGTTGGATGCAGGTGCTGGAAATGGGGATTGTAGTTCACTCAATAATAATTGGGATATCTTTAGGTACTTCTGATAGTCTTGACACTATCAAACCGCTTATCATAGCACTGTCTTTCCATCAGTTTTTCGAAGGCATTGGACTTGGTGGTTGCATAGCACAGGTATGAAAAAACTTGACAGAAATCTTGACTGTTTCATAGAAGTATATTCTTTCTTGATTCTGAATACTGACATCAGTTTGTACTGGTTGAACTGCTATGGTACCCAACTGCAAACTGAATTTATGACCTCATCTATTGATTAGTACTGAAGATAAGTAGTTACAAAATCATCTTTGATTCAAccaagctgatggttgaggccccaaaatatgttatatactctaacagattGAATTCTTGCTTACATGATAGTAGTATATTGAACACATCTAGTTGGCAAATCATATTGGTTAATTGcttgttttcttttcttcaaggGACCAATCTTACCTTTCACCTATTGCAGAATACCAAATGAAAAGGTGCTAATGTACTAGTGTAGTTCTAGTGTTCTACTCTTGTTTTAGAGGTGATCTTTGATCTAGCTTAAATTGTTCATAGTTTCACTTTCTTTGGTCCACGCTAACTGATAGTATCTTAAAAGCAATTACCATACTACCTTAAACATCAAGTTGTTTACAAAGAATTCATGATATGGTAAGGTGTTGATCTCTGTTGTTAAAATCGCGATccggatcgtaaaatcgtacgATTCTACAATTCAGATCAGACCCAATGACTAGGATCGTTTGTGGAATTGGGATCAAGTGGGATCATTAGTGAAATCGGGATCAAGTGGGATCATTAGAATCAGATAGGAACATTGATGGGATCGTTAGAATCAGCTAGGAACATTGGTGGGATCGTTAGAATCGGCTAGGATTGTTGGTGGGATCAGTAGGATCGGCTAGGATCGTTAGTGCAAAACTACTAGTATTAATATAAGGATAAGATTGCGTACATTTGGCTCTACGAACAACACCTAGACGAGAGCCACTTGGTAATGGCATATTGTTGTAGCAAATTAGACAATAAGGCTATCATGTTAAAACTAAAGCCAATTACCTTAAATTAAAAGTCCTGAATGAAAATCATCTGTGTTACAGGCCGCTTTCAAGTCAGGATCTGCAATCTGCATGGCATTGTTCTTCTCCCTTACTACTCCTGTTGGAATAGCAATTGGTATCGGAATAGCAAATGTGTACGATGACAGTAGTCCAACTGCGCTGGTCGTTCAGGGAATGTTAAATTCAGTTGCAGCCGGAATCTTGATCTACATGGCTCTTGTTGATCTTCTAGCTCAAGACTTCATGAACTCAAAGGTGCAGACAAATACCAGGCTGTTCTTGGGTGCTAATGTATCATTGCTACTTGGTGCTAGTGTTATGGCCCTTTTGGCTATATGGGCTTGACTTTAGTCTTATCATTAcataaattttaagcaatttatAGAATTTGTTTATTGGTTTATTTGATTCTCCCTCTATTGAGATCAATCATGATCACATGTTAGTAATTCAAGATTGATATCAACAAAAAAGCATAATTATCAAATGAAATGTACTAGTTGATTTTagatgtatataatatatatggtgGGTGGGGAGGGGCTTTACCCTCTAAAATTTTGGCAtacaatttttatttcataataactcaattaaatataaaatagaaaACTAGAAAAATATATTCTCACAAAACATTAATGAAATAAATCCttatctaaaaataatttaaaaaccaataatttttTAGGATATTGAAAATTCAATAGAACTAGCACTACAAAAACACACAAAacaatgactaaacaaaatggTAGCAATTTAATAGCTATAGACATATAGCGACCAAATTACTATCGTTTTGATTTGTAGCTATATAGAATTTTCTAACTATATTGCATTTTGTAgccattcaaaaaaaattataaattaagctGGTCAGATTAACACATTCTTTAAAATCCATTACTAAATCTCATATTGCAAGAAATCAAACCCCTTGAGATCTAATAACTAAAGCAACACACAACACACAAAACCCTAGCTAATAAGCCACAAGCGATATAGTGATTCTTCTtgtaaactatatatatataccaatgtGTTATGATTTAATGTTAGTCATATTAGTGTGGTATTAGGTGTATTGGTATACTATTAGTTTAATATTATGCATTTTAGTATTGTATTATTCTTACTAAtgtattattagtgttatgagtCCAGCCTATTTATCCAATACTTGTATTGCTTTGggaaatattttcttttttttttttggtttttattaatGGACCTATTTATGTGGCTTTTAAGAGAAGCTTAAGggtcatttttttttacttggcttgatgtaataaaaaaaacaacagAAAAAGgcacaaaaacaaaaaggagggaaaaagtgGGTTTTGTGATTTTCGTTTCAGCCAGCACCAGCTTGATCAAGTGGTCGATCGAAGGAGTTCCCGTGGTCCGATTTTGCTGAAATTTGGTGAGCTTGTTCCTGACATCTAGAGCTTCGTTTTGACTGGTTTTGATCGTCGTTTGGAGCTCCGGTTTGGTCGGAATTTCTGTCAGAACAGACCTAACGTTTTTGGTGCTATTCTTCACCTTTTACTCTATTTTGATCTCTTATTGTTCTTGGCTATTGTTGGTGGGTGTATGAACCTTTTTAGACTGATTTAGGGTTCTTTTTCCCTCAATTATCAATAAGAGAAATAAGGGTGGACTCCTCAAAAGGTCTCGTGGTTTTTATCCTTCACATCGAAAGGGTTTTCCACGTATAATttgtgtgtgttgattgtgaTTTATTTCTcgcttattattgattatttttactGTCATATTGTTGTCCACAATTTGGTATTATTGGTTAATTGATATTGGTGAATTCATTGGGTTGATTTGTTAGAGTTATTGGTTGATTGTCTTGTGAGTGACATTGTGGGTGTCTCTGTGACCCCCTTCCAATCTCTACAATTAGCATATCATTAGTCGTATTtgcatattattagttgtattagtttaGTATCTAGGTGTATAGCATAATATTAATCTAATTAGTATagtattagttttattagtatatatattatttgtataatattagtcgtattagtattgTATAAGTTATAGTAGAATACTATAAGACGTAttctattaatttataatttataattaaaatagtattcttcgtattagtataattttagttTCATTAGTAAAAAAGTAGTTATATTAGTAacttattagtcgtattaaatTGTCGGGGAAAAATCATCCctttttttggataataattAGAAACAAATTAAGTCCCCTTTGCGTTGTTGAAAaggagagctattcatgaatataaaacaaattaatcaataaattacaaaaaatgagTATGGATTActaaaattatgggttgtgtatTAATAGACATGATTGTGGGTGGGAAAATTTCCTTCATTTCTTTTTGGTCAATGATCAATTTAAGACCATTTAATGACTAACACTAAAagataaaactaaaattataaaagataaataaataaataaataactgaAGTTAAAG harbors:
- the LOC130799839 gene encoding zinc transporter 8-like; the protein is MLSKALCCYIFTSLDQILTNSVIQHNDSQCDCAFVAQNLSIDSLLKYKIGAILAILTASGVGVTLPIVGKNFPVLHPESKLFFLIKAFAAGVILSTGFIHILPDAFEDLTNPILKDHPWGKFPFAGLAAMVGALGSLMIDAIATGHYQRAHFGEPAAGGGGGGDEERQGEHAGHLHLHTHATHGHAHGPSLVESSLDGLSDFDRIKYRVTSQVLEMGIVVHSIIIGISLGTSDSLDTIKPLIIALSFHQFFEGIGLGGCIAQAAFKSGSAICMALFFSLTTPVGIAIGIGIANVYDDSSPTALVVQGMLNSVAAGILIYMALVDLLAQDFMNSKVQTNTRLFLGANVSLLLGASVMALLAIWA